In a single window of the Streptomyces sp. NBC_00094 genome:
- a CDS encoding helix-turn-helix transcriptional regulator yields MDATAIARNQELQRQWYGAPLGELCRDICDRFGMTQTGLAETLGISPAMLSLVMRGRRARIANPDAAARLSAVLHLTQEVRAGAVPAGDAPRALAEISASRTPGQDSMGAAVTQYSAGGTPSAVPAPAPAPASAPDSVADPDLRFALRLRDLLTTRASAVDILAAAALLDADHPGLAEVLRVCGAGRTDEAVALVRASGQGPGRGPGDTP; encoded by the coding sequence ATGGACGCGACCGCCATCGCCCGAAACCAGGAGCTCCAGCGCCAGTGGTACGGGGCTCCGCTCGGCGAGCTCTGCCGGGACATCTGCGACCGATTCGGAATGACCCAGACCGGGCTCGCGGAGACCCTGGGGATCTCGCCCGCCATGCTCAGCCTCGTCATGCGGGGCCGGCGCGCCCGGATCGCCAACCCCGACGCGGCGGCCCGCCTCTCGGCCGTCCTCCACCTCACCCAGGAGGTGCGCGCCGGAGCCGTACCGGCCGGGGACGCCCCTCGGGCCCTCGCCGAGATCAGCGCGAGCAGGACCCCGGGCCAGGACTCGATGGGCGCCGCCGTGACCCAGTACTCCGCGGGTGGCACCCCCTCGGCCGTCCCCGCCCCCGCCCCCGCCCCCGCCTCCGCCCCTGACTCCGTCGCCGACCCCGACCTGCGCTTCGCCCTGCGCCTGCGCGATCTGCTCACCACCCGCGCGAGCGCCGTCGACATCCTCGCCGCGGCCGCGCTCCTCGACGCGGACCACCCGGGCCTCGCCGAGGTCCTCCGCGTCTGCGGCGCGGGCCGCACGGACGAGGCCGTCGCACTGGTCCGCGCTTCGGGTCAGGGGCCGGGGCGTGGTCCTGGAGACACCCCTTAG
- a CDS encoding LysR family transcriptional regulator, with protein MQFQQLLYFVAVAETRHFTRAAERVHVSQPSLSQQIKALEGELGAELFSRARGNITLTDAGEALLPLARRILADTETARLEVQELAQLKRGRVRLGATPSLCTGLLPDVLRAFHDLHPGIELLIEEGGSHDLVRELARGALDLALVVLPLPTPSPALTTVELLREDLVVVSSAAAPAPGRPVRIKDLRDQPLVMFRHGYDLRELTVAACRAEGFEPTFTVEGGELDAVLGFVRAGLGLAVVPAMVAARAGRDLRVTALARPGLRRTIALAHRSDVAPPRAARELQRVLLASRRGV; from the coding sequence ATGCAGTTCCAGCAGCTCCTCTACTTCGTCGCCGTGGCCGAGACCCGTCACTTCACCCGGGCCGCCGAGCGCGTGCACGTCTCGCAGCCCTCGCTCTCCCAGCAGATCAAGGCCCTGGAAGGGGAGTTGGGCGCGGAGCTGTTCAGCCGGGCTCGGGGGAACATCACGCTCACCGACGCGGGGGAGGCGCTGCTCCCGCTCGCCCGCCGGATCCTCGCGGACACGGAGACGGCCCGGCTGGAGGTGCAGGAGCTGGCCCAGCTCAAGCGGGGCCGGGTGCGGCTCGGCGCGACGCCGAGTCTCTGCACCGGACTCCTTCCGGACGTCCTGCGCGCCTTCCACGACCTGCACCCCGGGATCGAGCTCCTCATCGAGGAGGGCGGCTCGCACGATCTCGTACGGGAGCTGGCGCGCGGGGCGCTCGACCTGGCGCTCGTCGTGCTGCCTCTGCCGACGCCGTCACCGGCGCTGACGACGGTGGAGCTGCTCCGGGAGGACCTGGTGGTGGTCTCGTCCGCCGCGGCGCCGGCGCCGGGGCGCCCGGTGCGGATCAAGGACCTGCGGGACCAGCCGCTCGTGATGTTCCGGCACGGCTACGACCTGCGGGAACTGACCGTGGCGGCCTGCCGGGCGGAGGGTTTCGAGCCCACGTTCACGGTCGAGGGCGGGGAGCTGGACGCGGTGCTCGGTTTCGTCCGGGCGGGGCTCGGCCTCGCGGTCGTCCCGGCGATGGTCGCGGCCCGGGCCGGCCGCGACCTCCGGGTGACGGCCCTCGCCCGTCCGGGCCTGCGCCGCACCATCGCCCTGGCCCACCGCAGCGACGTGGCGCCGCCGAGGGCGGCGCGGGAGCTCCAGCGGGTGCTCCTCGCCTCCCGCCGGGGCGTGTGA
- a CDS encoding succinate dehydrogenase: MALAPTRDRTTRRPPSPTPSRGFLSSTLGKKTVMAVSGLIMLGYLVAHVAGNLKVFFGPEEFNAYGHWLRVMGAPVLHHEWALWLVRIVLLAAVGAHVVSAYQLSRRDVKARPTAYVHRRRRASYATRTMRWGGIILALFIVWHLLDLTTGTVHSGGFEEGKPYQNVVDTFSTWYGNVIYIVAMLAVGLHVRHGFWSAAQTLGVGNARRERLLRAAANALALVLTAGFVSVPVGVMTGLVS; the protein is encoded by the coding sequence ATGGCTCTGGCACCCACGAGGGACCGGACGACGCGCCGCCCGCCGTCCCCCACACCGTCACGCGGATTCCTGTCATCGACCCTCGGCAAGAAGACGGTCATGGCCGTGAGCGGGCTGATCATGCTCGGCTATCTCGTCGCCCATGTCGCCGGCAACCTGAAGGTCTTCTTCGGCCCCGAGGAGTTCAACGCCTACGGCCACTGGCTCCGGGTCATGGGCGCTCCCGTCCTGCACCACGAGTGGGCCCTGTGGCTCGTCCGGATCGTGCTCCTCGCCGCCGTCGGCGCCCACGTCGTCTCCGCGTACCAGCTCAGCCGCCGCGACGTGAAGGCCCGCCCCACCGCGTACGTCCACCGCCGCAGGCGCGCCTCGTACGCCACCCGCACCATGCGCTGGGGCGGCATCATCCTCGCCCTCTTCATCGTCTGGCACCTCCTCGACCTGACCACCGGCACCGTCCACTCCGGCGGCTTCGAGGAGGGCAAGCCCTACCAGAACGTCGTCGACACCTTCTCCACCTGGTACGGCAACGTCATCTACATCGTCGCCATGCTCGCCGTCGGCCTCCATGTCCGCCACGGCTTCTGGAGCGCCGCCCAGACCCTCGGCGTCGGCAACGCCCGCCGCGAGCGGCTCCTCAGGGCCGCGGCCAACGCCCTCGCGCTCGTCCTGACCGCGGGCTTCGTCTCCGTACCCGTCGGCGTCATGACCGGATTGGTGAGCTGA
- a CDS encoding bifunctional diguanylate cyclase/phosphodiesterase, whose amino-acid sequence MKVPSQPTGAVAEADGPEDRLRRFVTIWSRAIFPVTATSLTRAEFEVHLQPLARTLCDALHARPFDTAPAQRAGAALVAAHCTDPDALGRSLGVVDSYLVLYCGTDSDLPAEELRARCARLQHAMAVGYAQALRERTRVEQEAIARSALAARSAAEIALHATESRFRAVFDGAAIGIGIADLDGNVLEVNETLTRMFGGMESQVRSRNVSEWVHPEDGPHVWKLYEELVRGEREHYRVEKPYYRGDGTVLWTNLTVSLLRDAEGRPQYQLALMEDTTERRLLHLRLRYEATHDALTGLPNRTLFFERLEKALVSGENARFGLCYLDLDGFKVINDSLGHSAGDRLLVEVADRLQSCVTGSGEMVARLGGDEFVALTTRPGGEQDVTELADRILGALSTPLRIDGRELTVRGSLGVVEGPAGERTSAEVLRSADITMYRAKSAGGNRFELADPEADARAITRHGLTTALPTALERGEFFIEYQPLVHLDDGSVHGAEALVRWCHPQHGVLGPDQFIPLAEDTGLIVPLGRWVLQEAVRQARFWQTRHSDGGPLRINVNLSPTQLHHPRLVADTVDVLERSGLEPGALCLEVTESALIGADEDLLKPLRQLAEMGVDIALDDFGTGYSNLANLRRLPVSVLKLDRSFTRGMQQHPVDPVDIKIVEGIVSLAHSLELAVTVEGVETGAQARQLRDLGCDTAQGWYYARPGAPDRIHSLLLADAV is encoded by the coding sequence GTGAAGGTCCCGTCGCAGCCCACCGGTGCCGTCGCCGAGGCGGACGGCCCGGAGGACAGACTCCGGCGGTTCGTCACCATCTGGAGCCGCGCGATCTTCCCGGTGACCGCCACCTCGCTGACCCGTGCCGAGTTCGAGGTGCACCTGCAGCCGCTGGCCCGCACCCTGTGCGACGCGCTGCACGCACGGCCCTTCGACACCGCCCCGGCCCAGCGCGCCGGTGCGGCCCTCGTCGCCGCCCACTGCACCGATCCCGACGCGCTCGGCCGCAGCCTCGGCGTGGTCGACTCGTACCTGGTGCTCTACTGCGGTACGGACTCGGACCTCCCGGCCGAGGAGCTCCGCGCCCGCTGCGCACGGCTCCAGCACGCCATGGCCGTCGGCTACGCGCAGGCCCTGCGCGAGCGGACCCGCGTCGAGCAGGAGGCGATCGCCCGCTCCGCGCTCGCCGCCCGCAGCGCCGCCGAGATCGCCCTGCACGCCACCGAGAGCCGCTTCCGGGCGGTCTTCGACGGCGCGGCGATCGGCATCGGCATCGCCGACCTCGACGGCAACGTCCTGGAGGTCAACGAGACCCTCACCCGCATGTTCGGCGGGATGGAGAGCCAGGTCCGCAGCCGGAACGTGAGCGAGTGGGTCCACCCGGAGGACGGCCCGCACGTCTGGAAGCTGTACGAGGAGCTCGTCCGCGGCGAACGGGAGCACTACCGGGTCGAGAAGCCCTACTACCGCGGCGACGGAACGGTTCTCTGGACCAACCTCACCGTCTCGCTCCTCCGCGACGCCGAGGGCCGCCCCCAGTACCAGCTGGCCCTGATGGAGGACACCACCGAACGGCGCCTGCTCCACCTGCGCCTGCGGTACGAGGCCACCCACGACGCGCTCACCGGACTGCCGAACCGGACCCTGTTCTTCGAACGCCTGGAGAAGGCGCTCGTCTCCGGCGAGAACGCCCGCTTCGGCCTCTGCTACCTCGACCTCGACGGCTTCAAGGTCATCAACGACAGCCTCGGCCACTCCGCCGGCGACCGGCTGCTCGTCGAGGTCGCCGACCGGCTGCAGAGCTGCGTCACCGGCTCGGGCGAGATGGTGGCCCGGCTCGGCGGGGACGAGTTCGTCGCCCTCACCACCCGGCCCGGCGGCGAACAGGACGTCACCGAACTCGCCGACCGCATCCTCGGCGCCCTCTCCACCCCCCTGCGCATCGACGGCCGCGAACTGACCGTCCGCGGCAGCCTCGGCGTCGTCGAGGGCCCGGCGGGGGAGAGGACCTCGGCCGAGGTGCTGCGCAGCGCCGACATCACCATGTACCGGGCCAAGTCCGCGGGCGGCAACCGCTTCGAGCTCGCCGACCCCGAGGCCGACGCCCGCGCCATCACCCGGCACGGCCTCACCACGGCGCTGCCCACGGCCCTGGAGCGCGGCGAGTTCTTCATCGAGTACCAGCCGCTCGTCCACCTCGACGACGGCAGCGTGCACGGTGCGGAGGCGCTGGTCCGCTGGTGCCACCCGCAGCACGGGGTGCTCGGCCCCGACCAGTTCATCCCGCTCGCCGAGGACACCGGCCTCATCGTGCCGCTCGGCCGCTGGGTGCTCCAGGAGGCCGTACGCCAGGCCCGCTTCTGGCAGACCCGGCACTCCGACGGCGGCCCGCTGCGGATCAACGTCAACCTCTCACCGACGCAGCTGCACCACCCGAGGCTGGTCGCCGACACCGTCGACGTCCTGGAACGCTCGGGGCTCGAACCGGGCGCGCTCTGCCTGGAGGTGACCGAATCGGCGTTGATCGGCGCCGACGAGGACCTTCTGAAGCCGCTGCGGCAGCTCGCCGAGATGGGCGTCGACATCGCGCTCGACGACTTCGGCACCGGCTACTCGAACCTGGCCAACCTGCGCCGGCTGCCGGTGAGCGTCCTGAAGCTCGACCGCTCCTTCACCCGGGGAATGCAGCAGCACCCGGTGGACCCGGTCGACATCAAGATCGTCGAGGGGATCGTCTCCTTGGCACACAGCCTGGAACTCGCCGTCACGGTCGAGGGCGTGGAGACCGGCGCCCAGGCGCGCCAGCTCCGCGACCTCGGCTGCGACACCGCCCAGGGCTGGTACTACGCCCGCCCGGGCGCCCCGGACCGCATCCACTCGCTGCTCCTGGCGGACGCGGTCTGA